Proteins from one Palaemon carinicauda isolate YSFRI2023 chromosome 26, ASM3689809v2, whole genome shotgun sequence genomic window:
- the LOC137619840 gene encoding uncharacterized protein: MTYGAESRPMKKIVENKMEVAKMRMLRWSAGITRLDKVSSDLVMETTRITDVSKEIQEKRLHRFGHVMRGDQEYVGRRLLEMDVPGRRRMGRPKRMWRECVIADMEGKYLTVEDIGDRRNWKQLSRNSHPS, encoded by the coding sequence AGATTGTTGAGAACAAAATGGAGGTTGcaaagatgagaatgctaagatggagcgctgggatcacgagactagaTAAGGTTAGTAGTGACTTGGTAATGGAAACAACCAGAATTACAGACGTGTCGAAGGAAATACAAGAAAAGAGACTCCAcaggtttgggcacgtaatgaggggagaccaggagtatgttgggaggaggttgttggagatggatgttccaggtaggaggaggatggggagaccaaagagaatgtGGAGGGAGTGTGTAATAGCAGATATGGAGGGGAAatatctcacagtggaggacatcggagacagaagaaattggaaacagcTTTCAAGAAATAGCCACCCTTCATAG